One segment of uncultured Tolumonas sp. DNA contains the following:
- a CDS encoding NUDIX hydrolase, protein MTFRPNVTVAAVIRFEDRFLLVEEMDRRRHVFNQPAGHLEFGESIYQAACREIKEETGLTLAPDGWLGTYMYSSPYRKLTYLRFCFYCELTEAPGEHYPQDPDNDILACHWKTMDEIRALGRQLRSPLVMECFNDYLAGVRLPLSALKDRR, encoded by the coding sequence ATGACTTTTCGTCCCAATGTAACGGTTGCTGCCGTTATTCGCTTTGAAGATCGCTTCTTGTTGGTTGAGGAGATGGATCGTCGTCGACATGTTTTTAATCAGCCGGCAGGTCATCTGGAGTTTGGTGAATCTATTTATCAGGCTGCTTGCCGCGAAATTAAAGAAGAGACCGGATTAACCTTAGCGCCGGATGGCTGGTTGGGTACTTATATGTATTCCAGCCCTTACCGTAAGCTGACTTATCTGCGTTTTTGTTTTTATTGCGAATTAACCGAAGCACCGGGCGAACATTATCCGCAAGATCCGGATAACGACATTCTGGCTTGTCACTGGAAAACCATGGATGAGATCCGCGCGTTAGGTCGCCAATTGCGCAGCCCGCTGGTGATGGAATGTTTTAATGATTATCTGGCTGGTGTGCGATTACCGCTTTCAGCACTAAAAGATCGCCGCTGA
- the mnmA gene encoding tRNA 2-thiouridine(34) synthase MnmA, which produces MTNNSQIKVIVGMSGGVDSSVSAYLLQQQGYQVEGLFMKNWEEDDSDEYCSAATDLADAQAVCDKLGIKLHTVNFAAEYWDNVFELFLAEYKAGRTPNPDILCNKEIKFKAFLEFAAEDLGADYIATGHYVRRDDSTGQARLLRGLDNNKDQSYFLYTLSSKQIAQSLFPVGDLEKPAVRAIAEQLGLATAKKKDSTGICFIGERKFTEFLGRYLPAQPGVIETVDGKVIGEHQGLMYHTLGQRKGLGIGGLKDGDENPWYVVDKDVARNVLIVAQGHDHPRLFSDGLIAKQLDWVDRQVRREPFDCVVKTRYRQQDIPCHVESLDDETIKVTFASPQAAVTPGQSAVFYLGDECLGGGIIEQRFSGSV; this is translated from the coding sequence ATGACAAACAACAGCCAAATCAAAGTCATCGTCGGCATGTCCGGCGGTGTAGACTCTTCCGTTTCAGCGTATTTGCTTCAGCAACAAGGCTATCAGGTCGAAGGCCTGTTCATGAAAAACTGGGAAGAGGATGATTCAGACGAGTACTGCTCTGCCGCGACCGATCTGGCCGATGCCCAGGCTGTTTGTGACAAACTCGGGATCAAACTGCATACCGTGAATTTTGCTGCCGAATATTGGGATAACGTCTTTGAGCTGTTCTTAGCTGAATACAAAGCCGGTCGCACGCCAAACCCGGATATTCTGTGCAACAAAGAGATCAAATTTAAGGCGTTTTTGGAGTTTGCAGCCGAAGACTTAGGTGCTGACTATATTGCTACCGGCCATTATGTGCGCCGGGATGACAGCACCGGTCAAGCGCGTTTGTTGCGGGGTTTGGATAACAACAAAGACCAGAGTTATTTCCTCTACACCTTAAGTTCAAAACAGATCGCACAAAGCCTGTTCCCGGTGGGTGATTTAGAGAAACCAGCCGTTCGTGCGATTGCAGAACAGTTAGGTTTAGCCACGGCGAAGAAAAAAGACAGTACCGGTATCTGTTTTATCGGCGAGCGGAAATTTACAGAATTCTTAGGCCGTTATTTGCCAGCGCAACCCGGCGTTATCGAAACCGTTGATGGCAAAGTAATTGGTGAACATCAGGGCTTGATGTACCACACACTCGGCCAGCGCAAAGGTTTGGGTATCGGTGGTTTAAAAGACGGCGATGAAAACCCATGGTATGTGGTGGACAAAGACGTTGCCCGTAACGTGTTGATTGTCGCGCAGGGTCATGATCACCCTCGCCTGTTCTCCGATGGTCTGATCGCCAAACAGCTGGATTGGGTTGACCGTCAGGTGCGTCGTGAGCCGTTTGATTGTGTCGTGAAAACCCGTTATCGCCAACAGGATATTCCTTGTCATGTTGAGTCGTTAGATGACGAAACCATTAAAGTGACATTTGCATCGCCACAAGCTGCTGTCACCCCAGGCCAGTCTGCTGTGTTTTATCTGGGTGATGAATGTTTGGGTGGCGGTATCATTGAACAACGATTTTCCGGGAGTGTGTAG
- the hflD gene encoding high frequency lysogenization protein HflD — translation MRNKQAVQTMALAAVCQAAWLVQQVARHGSCDEESMRCLLQGILVTDPDKAESVYPNHALLRNGYSTLVEQLGNNRNPKNVELTRYVIGMVALERKLSGKRRVLSVLGERVGQIKRQALHFDLMADTVLGNLAGIYSDVISNLGPRIQVSGAPLYLQQPQVQHKIRALLLAGIRACVLWRQLGGRRRHILFFRKKVIAAAEAALRQL, via the coding sequence ATGCGTAATAAGCAGGCAGTACAAACCATGGCACTGGCAGCTGTCTGCCAGGCCGCTTGGTTAGTACAACAAGTCGCACGACACGGCAGTTGCGATGAAGAGTCTATGCGCTGCCTGTTGCAGGGGATCTTAGTGACTGATCCTGATAAAGCGGAGTCTGTTTATCCGAATCATGCGCTATTGCGTAATGGTTATTCCACATTAGTAGAGCAACTGGGCAATAACCGTAACCCGAAAAATGTGGAATTGACCCGCTATGTCATCGGCATGGTTGCGCTGGAACGCAAATTAAGTGGTAAGCGCCGCGTATTATCCGTACTCGGTGAGCGTGTAGGCCAGATCAAGCGTCAGGCTCTGCATTTTGATCTGATGGCTGATACCGTATTAGGTAATCTGGCCGGAATTTACAGCGACGTTATCAGTAATCTGGGCCCCCGTATCCAGGTTTCCGGTGCGCCGCTTTATTTACAGCAACCGCAGGTGCAGCACAAAATCCGCGCGTTGTTGCTTGCCGGGATTCGGGCCTGTGTGCTCTGGCGACAGCTGGGAGGCCGTCGTCGTCATATCCTGTTTTTCCGTAAAAAAGTCATTGCCGCTGCCGAAGCTGCTTTGCGCCAACTTTAA
- the purB gene encoding adenylosuccinate lyase, with the protein MELSALTAVSPIDGRYGDKCTDLRPIFSEYGLLRFRVEVEVRWLQQLAAHPGIPEVPAFSDAANALLDSIVRDFNEADATRIKTIEKTTNHDVKAVEYFLKEKVAVSEELNAVTEFIHFACTSEDINNNSHGLMLKAAREEVIAPYCEKLIAAIKDLAHKYRDMPMLSRTHGQPASPTTLGKEMANVAYRLERQYKQIMAVEFLGKINGAVGNYNAHISAYPAVDWHAFAEQFVTGLGLTWNPYTTQIEPHDYIAELFDAIARFNTILIDFDRDIWGYICLGHFKQRTIAGEIGSSTMPHKVNPIDFENSEGNLGLANALFGHLAAKLPISRWQRDLTDSTVLRNLGVAVGYSLIAYQAALKGISKLEANEANMAADLDSNWEVLAEPIQTVMRRYGIEKPYEKLKELTRGRRVDAAGMREFIDTLALPDDVKVELKKLTPANYIGRAVALVDELK; encoded by the coding sequence ATGGAACTGTCAGCCCTGACTGCTGTTTCCCCGATTGATGGTCGTTATGGTGATAAATGTACCGACCTGCGGCCGATTTTTTCTGAATACGGCCTGCTGCGCTTCCGCGTAGAAGTAGAAGTGCGCTGGTTACAGCAGTTAGCCGCCCACCCTGGCATCCCGGAAGTTCCGGCGTTTTCTGATGCAGCCAATGCGCTGCTGGACAGCATTGTCCGTGATTTTAACGAAGCCGATGCGACCCGCATTAAAACCATCGAGAAAACCACCAATCACGACGTGAAAGCGGTGGAATATTTCCTGAAGGAAAAAGTAGCGGTTAGCGAAGAACTGAATGCAGTAACTGAATTCATTCACTTTGCTTGTACTTCCGAAGACATCAATAACAACTCACACGGTCTGATGTTAAAAGCGGCCCGTGAAGAAGTGATTGCCCCATACTGTGAAAAACTGATCGCTGCGATCAAAGATTTGGCACACAAATATCGTGATATGCCAATGCTGTCTCGTACGCACGGTCAGCCAGCTTCGCCAACTACCTTGGGTAAAGAGATGGCGAACGTGGCATACCGTTTGGAACGTCAGTACAAACAGATCATGGCGGTTGAGTTCCTCGGCAAGATCAATGGTGCGGTTGGTAACTACAACGCTCACATCAGTGCTTACCCAGCAGTCGACTGGCACGCATTTGCAGAACAATTTGTGACTGGTTTAGGTCTGACCTGGAACCCGTACACCACGCAGATCGAGCCGCACGATTACATCGCTGAACTGTTTGATGCGATTGCCCGCTTCAATACCATTTTGATCGACTTCGATCGTGATATCTGGGGTTACATCTGCCTGGGTCACTTCAAACAACGTACCATTGCTGGCGAAATTGGTTCTTCCACCATGCCGCATAAAGTTAACCCGATTGACTTCGAAAACTCCGAAGGCAACTTAGGTTTAGCCAATGCACTGTTTGGTCATCTGGCGGCAAAACTGCCAATCTCTCGCTGGCAGCGTGACCTGACTGACTCAACCGTATTGCGTAACTTAGGCGTCGCGGTTGGTTACTCACTGATCGCTTATCAGGCTGCGTTGAAAGGTATTTCCAAACTGGAAGCCAACGAAGCGAACATGGCAGCGGATCTGGACAGCAACTGGGAAGTATTGGCTGAGCCAATTCAGACCGTGATGCGCCGTTACGGCATCGAAAAGCCGTATGAGAAGCTGAAAGAGCTGACCCGTGGTCGTCGTGTTGATGCTGCTGGTATGCGCGAATTCATCGACACGCTGGCCCTGCCAGATGACGTGAAAGTGGAATTGAAAAAACTGACCCCGGCGAACTATATCGGTCGCGCGGTAGCCCTAGTTGATGAGCTAAAATAA
- a CDS encoding PEP-CTERM sorting domain-containing protein, whose protein sequence is MKSMLQKGLFGLFILLAGGYANATVSTVKTSDINSLLVTTKAVGLTNISFDLSSPSNLTMDLASVKTTGWNIGLFAATMLNKTTNTIVDFAGDLWAKKGQYISSFTFENLTSGSYVLSLATVGNSKLTADFSVAAVPEPETYALMGIGLLGLLAARRKKPQTIVAA, encoded by the coding sequence ATGAAATCAATGCTCCAAAAAGGTCTATTTGGACTATTTATACTACTTGCAGGCGGATATGCGAATGCAACCGTTTCCACAGTAAAAACCTCGGATATCAATAGTTTGCTTGTTACTACTAAAGCTGTAGGTTTAACAAATATTTCTTTTGATCTGTCATCACCGAGCAATCTGACAATGGATTTAGCTAGTGTTAAAACTACTGGCTGGAATATTGGTTTATTTGCAGCAACTATGTTGAACAAAACAACTAATACCATCGTTGATTTTGCTGGTGATTTGTGGGCTAAAAAAGGCCAATACATATCATCATTTACATTTGAAAATCTAACTTCTGGTTCTTATGTATTGTCATTGGCAACTGTAGGCAATAGTAAATTGACTGCAGATTTTTCTGTTGCTGCTGTGCCAGAACCAGAAACTTATGCTTTGATGGGTATTGGTTTGTTGGGTCTGTTAGCTGCTCGTCGTAAAAAACCTCAAACAATTGTTGCTGCTTAA
- the nifA gene encoding nif-specific transcriptional activator NifA, which yields MNTHASLFSANGNKSLSMQQQLNALHQISIVLSRSLDLEETLRSTLQTLSDIAHMQYGLVSLFDHNRSALFIQAVHGIDAEVVKDVKGVRYRMGEGIMGTVMHQGHALVIPRVADDPRFLDRLNLYDYALPFICVPIPGADSQPIGVLAAQPQSLDETELPARTRFMEMVANLIGQTVRLIGKVHTEHEAIKTERDSLRRKVRSQYGFDNMVGQTQAMRQIFDSIRQVAKWDTTVLVRGESGTGKELIATAIHYNSPRVNGPFVKLNCAALPDTLLESELFGHEKGAFTGAVKQRKGRFEMADGGTLFLDEIGEISASFQAKLLRILQEGEMERVGGTDTLKVDVRIVTATNRNLEDEVRKGNFREDLYYRLNVMPIQLPPLRERLEDIPELAKFLVQKLSEKQGREIKISDGAIRMLLGHDWPGNVRELENCLERATIMSETGLIDRDVVLFHANERPQTGFSAPVAVSKPSVATDVDFTDPQLDERQRLIAALERCGWVQAKAARLLGMTPRQIAYRIQIMNINMRRI from the coding sequence ATGAATACGCACGCTAGCCTATTTTCCGCCAATGGAAACAAAAGCCTCAGCATGCAGCAGCAGCTGAATGCGTTACACCAGATCAGTATCGTGCTGAGTCGCTCACTCGATCTGGAAGAAACGCTACGCAGTACTTTGCAAACGCTGAGTGATATCGCACACATGCAATATGGTCTGGTTTCTCTGTTTGATCACAACCGGAGCGCCTTGTTTATCCAGGCTGTACACGGCATTGATGCGGAAGTTGTCAAAGATGTGAAAGGCGTCCGCTACCGTATGGGCGAGGGCATCATGGGCACCGTGATGCATCAGGGCCATGCGCTGGTGATCCCGCGGGTGGCGGATGATCCGCGCTTTCTGGATCGCCTGAATTTGTATGATTATGCGCTGCCATTTATCTGTGTACCGATCCCCGGTGCCGATAGTCAGCCGATCGGGGTATTAGCCGCACAACCGCAGTCCTTAGATGAAACCGAGCTGCCAGCCCGCACCCGTTTTATGGAAATGGTGGCAAACCTGATCGGGCAGACCGTACGTCTGATTGGTAAGGTGCACACTGAACATGAAGCGATAAAAACGGAGCGTGATAGTCTGCGTCGTAAAGTTCGTAGCCAATATGGTTTTGACAATATGGTTGGCCAGACACAGGCGATGCGGCAGATCTTTGATTCCATCCGGCAGGTGGCGAAATGGGATACCACTGTGCTGGTACGGGGTGAAAGTGGTACCGGTAAAGAGTTGATTGCCACCGCGATCCATTACAACTCTCCACGGGTGAACGGGCCGTTTGTCAAACTGAACTGTGCGGCGCTGCCGGATACGCTGTTGGAAAGTGAGCTGTTTGGGCATGAAAAAGGGGCTTTTACCGGTGCGGTGAAACAGCGGAAAGGCCGTTTTGAAATGGCCGATGGTGGCACCCTGTTTCTGGATGAAATCGGTGAAATTAGTGCTTCATTCCAAGCCAAGTTACTGCGTATCTTGCAGGAAGGGGAAATGGAGCGCGTTGGTGGTACCGATACGCTGAAGGTCGATGTGCGTATTGTCACGGCGACCAACCGCAATCTGGAAGATGAAGTGCGCAAAGGCAATTTCCGTGAAGATCTCTATTATCGTCTGAACGTCATGCCGATCCAGCTGCCGCCACTGCGCGAGCGTCTGGAAGACATTCCTGAGCTGGCTAAATTCTTAGTGCAAAAACTATCAGAAAAGCAGGGCAGAGAAATTAAAATCAGCGATGGTGCGATCCGTATGCTGTTGGGGCATGACTGGCCGGGTAACGTACGCGAACTGGAAAACTGTCTGGAGCGAGCCACCATCATGTCAGAAACTGGCCTCATTGACCGTGATGTGGTGTTGTTCCATGCCAACGAACGTCCACAAACCGGTTTTAGTGCGCCGGTGGCGGTCAGTAAACCGAGCGTTGCGACGGATGTTGATTTCACTGATCCGCAATTGGATGAACGTCAGCGCCTGATTGCCGCGTTAGAACGTTGTGGCTGGGTGCAAGCCAAAGCAGCGCGTTTGCTGGGCATGACACCACGCCAGATTGCCTATCGCATTCAGATCATGAATATCAATATGCGGCGGATTTAA
- the nifL gene encoding nitrogen fixation negative regulator NifL, giving the protein MNILQNYIPETTGAVCINSASLQQMLSVLPMELFYGVVEQSSVGISITDPNANILYCNTAFCRTTGYKRGELQYRNHNILASQQTPKSRYQAMWHQLSQHQPWTGRLINKRKDGSLYLAEVTVTPVVNGEGQITHYLGMHRDISEQFALEQRVHNQKAMIEAVLDAAPTAIAVLDEHHQVVLDNLTYKTLRTDLRGHEPYTALGFTPGAQRPDRDQLWPLTIRGRQRWFSILIQPLSELNEEASNYFGEGKKPCALLMISDQTERRQQIEQSRLEQLRMQVEEQTLFSAIRETLDVAMVQSQAPLNMLQAALRLESNPDSRAAIAIQTALDAGHQALQQLEQYRPAIKAEDPSRFDLMSLFADLHDMLTLRLEHLDVLMQLDIAADLPELFTQRTRLLTALSLLFDRACQAVTGQSAGQLKLCAYQNEQELCLEVHDSGQAPAVTATHRLLQPQTDNGGKRNDTIELGFAQNIVNDHRGVIEVETSDLGGSCIRLRLPLCAIIREDKK; this is encoded by the coding sequence ATGAACATCCTGCAAAACTATATCCCTGAGACCACCGGAGCGGTCTGCATCAACAGTGCTAGCCTACAGCAAATGCTGTCTGTGCTGCCGATGGAGCTGTTTTATGGTGTGGTTGAGCAATCATCTGTCGGCATATCGATCACCGATCCGAATGCCAACATTCTGTATTGTAATACCGCTTTTTGTCGTACCACCGGTTATAAACGCGGTGAGCTGCAATATCGGAACCACAATATTCTGGCCAGCCAGCAAACTCCGAAATCACGCTATCAGGCGATGTGGCATCAGTTATCGCAGCATCAACCGTGGACGGGCCGGCTGATCAACAAACGTAAAGATGGCTCTTTATATTTGGCGGAAGTGACCGTCACGCCAGTGGTCAACGGCGAAGGCCAGATCACCCACTATCTGGGCATGCACCGTGATATCAGCGAGCAATTTGCGTTGGAACAGCGGGTACACAACCAAAAAGCGATGATTGAAGCGGTGCTCGATGCCGCACCAACGGCCATTGCCGTGCTCGATGAACATCATCAGGTCGTGCTCGACAACCTGACCTACAAAACTCTACGCACTGACCTGCGTGGTCATGAACCTTACACCGCACTGGGTTTTACACCAGGAGCCCAACGCCCGGATCGTGACCAGCTGTGGCCACTGACCATCCGTGGTCGTCAGCGTTGGTTCAGCATTCTGATCCAGCCACTGTCTGAGCTGAATGAAGAAGCCAGCAACTATTTTGGCGAAGGGAAAAAACCGTGCGCGTTGTTGATGATCAGCGATCAAACCGAACGCCGACAGCAGATCGAACAATCGCGTCTGGAACAACTGCGTATGCAGGTGGAAGAACAAACCCTGTTTTCTGCCATTCGGGAAACACTGGATGTTGCGATGGTACAAAGTCAGGCGCCCCTCAACATGCTGCAAGCCGCGTTGCGTCTGGAATCCAACCCCGACAGCCGGGCGGCCATTGCGATCCAGACCGCCTTAGATGCCGGGCATCAAGCATTACAGCAGCTGGAACAATATCGCCCTGCTATTAAGGCAGAAGATCCGTCCCGTTTTGATCTCATGAGTCTGTTTGCCGATCTGCACGACATGCTGACACTGCGTTTAGAGCATCTCGATGTGCTGATGCAGCTGGACATCGCCGCTGATCTACCGGAACTGTTTACGCAACGAACCCGCTTATTAACGGCACTGAGTCTGTTGTTTGATCGCGCCTGTCAGGCCGTTACCGGGCAATCGGCCGGACAACTGAAATTATGTGCTTATCAGAACGAACAGGAACTTTGTCTGGAAGTGCACGACAGTGGGCAAGCACCCGCTGTCACCGCGACCCACCGCTTATTACAACCACAAACCGACAACGGCGGGAAACGGAACGACACTATCGAATTAGGTTTTGCACAAAATATCGTTAACGATCATAGAGGGGTGATCGAAGTGGAAACGAGTGATTTAGGGGGTAGTTGTATCCGGCTCAGGCTGCCTCTGTGCGCCATTATCAGGGAGGATAAAAAATGA
- the rsxA gene encoding electron transport complex subunit RsxA has protein sequence MHELLLIILANGLVNNVVLSRFLGLCSFMGVTNKIESAIGMSMATTFVITVSSCVSWVLNYAVLDPLGLGYLRLISFIMVIASLVQLTELFVAKYSPELYRTLGIFLPLITTNCAVLGVALLVIEEDLSFIKCLFFSFSSALGYSLVMVLFSGLRERQERAQLPDLFRGVPLNFITAGILALSFAGFAGLAG, from the coding sequence ATGCATGAACTGCTGCTAATCATACTGGCCAACGGGCTGGTGAATAATGTGGTGCTGTCCCGCTTTTTGGGGCTGTGCTCATTCATGGGGGTAACCAACAAAATCGAATCTGCCATTGGCATGTCGATGGCCACCACCTTCGTTATTACGGTATCAAGCTGTGTCAGCTGGGTGCTGAACTACGCCGTGTTAGACCCGCTCGGGCTCGGTTATCTGCGTCTTATCTCTTTCATCATGGTTATTGCATCGCTGGTGCAGTTAACCGAACTGTTTGTCGCCAAATACAGCCCTGAGTTGTATCGCACGCTGGGGATCTTCTTGCCGTTGATCACCACCAACTGTGCGGTGCTGGGGGTCGCTTTGCTGGTGATCGAAGAAGACCTGAGCTTCATTAAATGTCTGTTCTTCTCGTTCAGCTCGGCGCTGGGTTATTCGTTGGTAATGGTGTTGTTTTCTGGCTTGCGTGAACGTCAGGAGCGCGCGCAGTTACCTGATTTATTCCGTGGTGTTCCACTCAACTTTATCACTGCCGGCATTCTGGCATTGTCATTTGCCGGCTTTGCGGGTCTGGCGGGTTAA
- a CDS encoding RnfABCDGE type electron transport complex subunit B, with translation MMTLLAVVAIPLFAAVIGYALGYAAIHFKVEGDPLAEAINDLLPHGHCGQCGYPGCAQAAKAMARGEAAPTVCPPGGTVLAQKIAAVLGVSLNADDQQGPVVAAIDMSSCDGCGRCIKQCTYDAIIGATRQLHGVIADACTGCGACVKVCPHGGVNLYADPALTLQVSKPGTSPAGEWNHA, from the coding sequence ATGATGACTTTACTAGCAGTAGTGGCCATTCCTCTGTTTGCTGCCGTGATCGGTTATGCGCTGGGTTATGCCGCGATCCACTTTAAGGTGGAAGGTGATCCTTTGGCGGAAGCCATCAACGATTTATTACCACATGGTCACTGTGGACAGTGTGGTTACCCGGGTTGTGCGCAAGCGGCCAAAGCAATGGCGCGCGGTGAAGCAGCCCCAACTGTTTGCCCACCAGGTGGTACGGTGCTGGCGCAGAAAATTGCCGCCGTATTGGGTGTCAGCCTGAATGCCGATGATCAGCAAGGCCCTGTCGTGGCCGCAATTGATATGAGCAGCTGCGATGGTTGTGGCCGTTGTATCAAACAATGCACTTACGACGCGATTATTGGTGCGACTCGTCAGTTACATGGGGTGATTGCCGATGCCTGTACCGGTTGTGGCGCTTGTGTGAAAGTCTGCCCACACGGTGGCGTCAATCTCTATGCCGACCCCGCGTTGACATTGCAAGTCAGCAAACCAGGAACCAGCCCAGCAGGAGAATGGAATCATGCTTAA
- the rsxC gene encoding electron transport complex subunit RsxC, which produces MLKAKIKPHGGVHPDGHKHLTSQSPIKAMKLPRRLIVSLKQHTGAPAVPVVEVGDRVIGNQLLAKGNGRASSPVHAPLAGDITDINLEKQTITIKVDQDKQESSKSLMRYEELPERDALLSLIEQAGIVGMGGAMFPAADKIRMSLRFPIETLIINGSECEPYLTVDDRLMQEQGEQLIGGIRFLKQITKAKRVYIGIEDNKPDALATLDALCELEDGMDVVALPALYPMGSAKQMIEAVTGMQIPQGKRSTEMGVLVQNVGTCIAIFNAIRFERPLTHRVVTVSGGAIEEPTNLMVPIGTPVSELIEQCGGLKEDAARMVLGGPMMGRAITDIHEPVTKGTSGLLLLTQNELPKPQASACVRCGRCMDVCPMSLPPLDMVVEIKVDNLNTAKNMGLEECLLCGSCSYVCPAAIPLTQYFDWGQQELNRQWRMEQKTKRTCDNSAAHRERMEREAAEREAAKAAKQQTRRPSRRSTTSQEAS; this is translated from the coding sequence ATGCTTAAGGCCAAGATCAAACCACATGGTGGCGTGCATCCTGACGGGCATAAACATCTGACCAGTCAGAGCCCGATCAAAGCGATGAAACTGCCTCGTCGCTTAATTGTGTCGCTGAAACAACACACCGGCGCCCCTGCCGTACCGGTGGTGGAAGTCGGTGATCGTGTGATCGGAAATCAGTTGCTGGCCAAAGGTAATGGCCGTGCTTCATCACCGGTGCATGCGCCACTGGCGGGTGATATCACCGACATCAATCTGGAAAAACAAACCATCACCATCAAGGTCGATCAGGATAAGCAGGAAAGCAGCAAATCGCTGATGCGCTATGAAGAGCTGCCGGAACGTGACGCATTACTGTCGCTGATCGAACAAGCCGGTATTGTCGGCATGGGCGGCGCGATGTTCCCGGCCGCTGACAAAATTCGCATGAGTCTGCGTTTCCCAATCGAAACGCTGATCATCAACGGCAGTGAATGTGAGCCTTACCTGACCGTCGATGACCGTTTGATGCAGGAACAAGGAGAACAGCTGATTGGTGGTATTCGTTTTCTGAAACAGATCACCAAAGCTAAACGGGTGTATATCGGCATTGAAGATAACAAACCCGATGCACTGGCAACACTCGATGCCTTGTGTGAATTAGAAGACGGCATGGATGTCGTGGCACTGCCCGCTTTATACCCTATGGGCTCGGCCAAACAGATGATCGAAGCCGTGACCGGTATGCAGATCCCACAGGGCAAACGTTCCACTGAAATGGGTGTACTGGTACAAAACGTCGGTACCTGTATTGCCATCTTTAACGCCATTCGCTTTGAAAGACCACTGACCCATCGTGTCGTGACGGTCAGCGGTGGCGCCATCGAAGAACCCACCAATCTGATGGTACCGATTGGTACGCCAGTGTCTGAGTTGATCGAACAGTGTGGCGGTTTGAAAGAAGATGCCGCCCGCATGGTACTCGGTGGCCCCATGATGGGTCGTGCGATTACCGACATTCATGAGCCGGTCACCAAAGGCACCAGTGGTCTGTTATTACTGACACAAAATGAGCTGCCCAAACCACAAGCCAGCGCTTGTGTACGTTGTGGCCGTTGCATGGATGTCTGTCCAATGAGCCTGCCGCCGTTGGATATGGTCGTTGAGATCAAAGTCGACAATCTGAACACCGCAAAAAATATGGGGCTGGAAGAGTGTCTGTTGTGTGGCTCTTGTTCCTATGTCTGCCCGGCTGCGATTCCGCTGACACAGTATTTTGACTGGGGGCAACAAGAGCTCAACCGTCAGTGGCGTATGGAACAAAAAACCAAACGCACTTGTGACAACAGCGCCGCACACCGTGAACGCATGGAACGTGAAGCCGCAGAACGCGAAGCTGCTAAAGCAGCCAAACAACAAACACGACGTCCATCTCGTCGCTCAACTACATCGCAGGAGGCATCATGA